One Littorina saxatilis isolate snail1 linkage group LG12, US_GU_Lsax_2.0, whole genome shotgun sequence genomic region harbors:
- the LOC138981575 gene encoding mucin-13-like, which produces MSLEGTGFTVNTEGTGFIVNTEGTGFTVNTEGTGFTVNTEGTGFTVTGFTVNTKGTGFTVNTEGMGFTVNTEGTGFTVTGFTVNTEGTGITVTGFIVNTEGTGFTVTGFIVNAEGTGFTVTGFTVNTKGTGFTVNTEGTGFTVNTKGTGFTLNTEGTGFTVNTEGTAFTVNTEGMGFTVNTEGTGCTVNTKGTGFTVNTEGTGFTVNTEGTGFTVNTEGTGFTVNTEGTGFIVNTEGTGFTVNTEGTGFTVNTEGTGFTVNTEGTGFTVNTEGTGFTVNTEGTGFTVNTEGTGFTVNTEGTGFIVNTEET; this is translated from the exons ATGTC ACTTGAAGGTACGGGGTTTACTGTCAACACAGAAGGTACGGGGTTTATTGTCAACACAGAAGGTACGGGGTTCACTGTCAACACAGAAGGTACGGGGTTTACTGTCAACACAGAAGGTACGGGGTTTACTGTCACGGGGTTTACTGTCAACACAAAAGGTACGGGATTTACTGTCAACACAGAAGGTATGGGGTTTACTGTCAACACAGAAGGTACGGGGTTTACTGTCACGGGGTTTACTGTCAACACAGAAGGTACGGGAATTACTGTCACGGGGTTTATTGTCAACACAGAAGGTACGGGGTTTACTGTCACGGGGTTTATTGTCAACGCAGAAGGTACGGGGTTTACTGTCACGGGGTTTACTGTCAACACAAAAGGTACGGGGTTTACTGTCAACACAGAAGGTACGGGGTTTACTGTCAACACAAAAGGTACGGGGTTTACTCTCAACACAGAAGGTACGGGGTTTACTGTCAACACAGAAGGTACGGCGTTTACTGTCAACACAGAAGGTATGGGGTTTACTGTCAACACAGAAGGTACGGGGTGTACTGTCAACACAAAAGGTACGGGGTTTACTGTCAACACAGAAGGTACGGGGTTCACTGTCAACACAGAAGGTACGGGGTTTACTGTCAACACAGAAGGTACGGGGTTTACTGTCAACACAGAAGGTACGGGGTTTATTGTCAACACAGAAGGTACGGGGTTTACTGTCAACACAGAAGGTACGGGGTTTACTGTCAACACAGAAGGTACGGGGTTTACTGTCAACACAGAAGGTACGGGGTTTACTGTCAACACAGAAGGTACGGGGTTTACTGTCAACACAGAAGGTACGGGGTTTACTGTCAACACAGAAGGTACGGGGTTTACTGTCAACACAGAAGGTACGGGGTTTATTGTCAACACAGAAG AAACATGA